The nucleotide sequence AGCCTCTCCCTCCGGCTCCAGCCCGTGCTTTTCCAGATAGGCAAAGATTTGGGGGAAGCCCTCGTCCGCAGGTTTCTGCAACTGGTTCATGCGAACCGTGAACGGAACATAGACGTAGTGCTGTTCCGGTCTCTCGATCACTTCGGGCAGGGTCATCATGGCCTGTCTCTCCTCCTATCGATCAGAACCCCACCCGTGGCATACGCGCACAAGACTGGGCCGCTGCCGACATAAACAGAGGTCTTTGCCAGCAGCTTTCACTGCGGCAACGATGAGAAACAGCGGATTTCGACGCTCGCCTGAAAAAAGTTCAGCGCTCGTCCGGTGGCGGGACGTTGGTCGAGGTTTTGCACTCGATCAGCCAGGCGTCATAGATCGGGTGATCGACCGCGTTTAGCGCTGGGCTATCCGCAAAGACCCACCCGGTGAAGAGCCGTTTGGCGGTGCCATCGAGATTGCGCTGGTCGACCTCGAGGAAGGCCGAGGTGCGTTGCAACGTATCGTTGGACGGCCGACTGTAACAGGCACGGGGCGTTATCTCGAGCGCGCCGAACAGGACGGTCTCGTCGATATAGACGTCGAAACGGGTAATCCGGCCGGTGATCTTGTCGAGGCCCGCCAACATGGCGACGGGATTGGCGACAGGCTGAGCCGAAACCGGAATCGATGCGGCACCCAGGCCCATCACGAAGAGCGCTCCGATGAGCGCTCTCCCAAACTTACGAGAGAAAAACGGCAAAGGCCGGCGTCCTTATTCGGGCGACCAGGCCTGGTAGTCACCGGTAACGCGCGGGCGCTCACCCTTGTTGAGCAAGCTGCCATCCGGACGATACGCTGCGGCAGTGCCGGTCAGGTTCTTCTGGTGCGGCTTTTCCCAGGCGCGCGGTTCGTACTTGGCTTCGGTCGGCACGAGGTCCGAGCGGTGATGCATCCAACCGTGCCAGCCGGGCGGGATCGTCGAAGCGTCCGCCGGGCCTGCATAGGTAACATAGCGGCGGTCGGTCTTGCGGTCCTGATAGTAGCGATTGCCGAATTCGTCGCTCCCGACATATTCGCCAAACCGCTTGATCCAGAGGCGCGTGCCCCAGGTGTTTCCACCCCACCAGGAGAAGATTTCAGTGAGAAATTGCTTGATACCGGATTTGGCCACGTGTCGATTCCGAGATTGGCAAGTCGATTGGGGTGGGGTTTAGCATGACGCGGCCTATGAGCCTAGCCAAAAGCTGCCACCCGTTGCCCGCTTGAACCGCAAATGTTGGGTGCCGGGAGCGCAATAGTGGCGACTGGCTTGATGATCGCAAGGAGGGGTTTGCCATGAGCCTGCAGAGCTTTCTCCGCATATTTTATGCCTATGTGTTCCTCTTTGATTTCATGCTCGCCTACGCGATCTACACGGCGCTGTTCGCCCTGCATAGCCTCAGTGTCACCGAGATCGGTGTTCTGCTGGCTCTCTGGTCCGGTTCTGCCATTGTCCTCGAAATGCCGTCCGGCGCCTTGTCGGATCACTTTGACCGGCGCGTCCTGCTGATCCTGGCACCCTTGGCAAAGGCGGTGACCTTTATCCTGTGGGCGATCGCAGCCGGCAATTTTTGGCTCTACGGCCTGGGCTTTCTCTTCTGGAGCCTCGCCCAGGCCATGCAGTCGGGTTCTCGAGAGGCCCTGCTTTACGAGCGCATGGCGGCGGAAGGGCGTGGCGATGATTTCGACAGGGTGTTGGGCAGAGACAATGCGGCAGAGGGCCTAGGCATTGGTCTTGGCACGCTCCTGGGCGGCTTTGTCGCCTGGCGGAGCTTTGATTGGGCGATTTGGCTTTCCATTCCGCCGCTGCTTCTAGCAGCGACCCTGGCCTTCTGGCTGAAAGATGTCCGCCGCACCCGTACCGCAGAGACGGAAACCGACACTCCGCCAAGCACCTATATCTCGCACTTCATCGATGCCGTGAACGAGTTTCGCATCCATGCGGATCTGCGTTTCACCACCACATATATCGCGGTCGGCCTGGTGATCTTCGAAATCCTCGAGGAGTTCGACCAGCTCTACTACCTCGCTATCAATGTGCCGATATGGGCCTGGGGTCTCTTGGCGGCCGGTGTTGAAGGCGTTTATGCCCTCGCAAGTCTACACGCCCATCGTCTCTCCGGGCGTCCTTGGCTGGCTTGGTCGTTGCCACTCGCGGGCGGCGCCCTGCTTGTGCTGGCGTCGCTTGGTGCCTCCCCCTTTTATGTGCTGTTGCTTTGCCTCGCCTATGTGCTGGTGGCACCAATGGGCGTTCTGGCCGAAGCGCGTTTTCATCGCGTGATGGACGGGCGGAGCCGAGCAACGACCACCTCCGCCCTGGTGATGGCGGAGAATGTGGTGGGCGTAGTTTTCACCTTGGCATTTGGCGTGTTGGCCGACACGATCGGCATATTGCCGTCTTACGGTTGGGCCGGGCTCGCCATGGCGCCGCTTGCTCTTTGGGTTTTGCGAGGCCAGTCCCGCGGCTTGCGCGCCAGCGACTAGCCACACACAATATGTGGTAGCCCACCGGCTGTGGATAGCGCGAAAATGTGGGTCTTGACAGCAATTTCAGCGACTCGGGCACCACACTTGAGGATGTCAAAACCTCAGCTTTTCCGCGGCTTTAGAGGCAGGAATTAAGGGGTCATAAACGCTTGCAGAGCGCCTTTGGAGCCCTGCGGGACACGCTAAACAGCGTTGTAACTTATCCACGCTATTCCCATATTAAACACTAGATTTTGGGCAATCATCAAAGCTCCGCACAACCCATGGTGTGCCTGCTGGAAAAAATTGATGGCTCGACTCTCGCTCAAATAAGGCTTTGATAGGATTCAAACGCGGCACGAGTCCTCCACCCCACCTCGTGCCCCCCACCGACAGATCAGCTGAGACCACACCATGCGCATAGAACGCCGGTTTACCACTGCCAACGCGGACCGCTACGCCTCGCTCGAGTTCCGCTCCGCGACCAGCGAAATCCGCAATCCTGATGGATCGGTGGTGTTCAAGCTGGAAGACATTGCTGTGCCGGCAACCTGGTCTCAGGTTGCGACCGACATCATTGCGCAAAAATACTTCCGAAAGGCCGGCGTCGCCAAGGTCCTCAAGAAGGTCGAAGAAAATTCGGTGCCGTCCTGGCTGTGGCGTTCCGTCCCCGACGAGGAAGCGCTGGCCAAGCTGCCGGAGAATGAGCGCTATGGCTCCGAAATGGACAGCCGCCAGGTCTTTGATCGCCTGGCCGGCACCTGGACCTATTGGGGCTGGAAGGGTGGCTATTTCGACAGCGAGGAAGACGCCCGCGCCTTCTTTGACGAACTCGCCTATATGCTCGCCTCCCAGCGCGTCGCTCCGAACTCCCCGCAGTGGTTCAACACGGGCCTCCACTGGGCCTATGGCATCGACGGCCCCGGCCAGGGCCATTTCTATGTCGACCCGTTCACCCACAAGCTGGTGCAGTCGAAGAGCTCCTACGAGCATCCGCAGCCGCATGCCTGCTTCATCCAGTCGGTCAATGACGACCTCGTCAATGAAAACGGCATCATGGACCTCTGGGTCCGTGAAGCGCGTCTGTTCAAGTATGGGTCGGGCACCGGCACCAATTTCTCGGCCCTTCGCGGCTCGGGCGAAAAGCTCTCGGGCGGCGGCAAGTCTTCCGGCCTGATGAGCTTCCTCAAGATCGGCGACCGCGCTGCTGGCGCCATCAAGTCGGGCGGCACCACCCGTCGCGCTGCCAAGATGGTGGTTATCGATATCGATCACCCCGATATCGAGGAATACATCAACTGGAAGGTCAAGGAAGAGCAGAAGGTGGCAGCACTCGTCACCGGCTCGAAGGTCGTTTCCAAGCACCTCAAGGCCATCATGAAGGCAGCCGTGAATTGTGAAGGTTCGGGCGACGATTGCTTCGACGTGGCCAAGAACCCTGCCCTCAAGCGCGAAGTGCGCGCCGCCAAGAAGGCACTGGTGCCGGAGAACTACATCTTCCGCGTCATCCAGTTCGCCAAGCAGGGTTACACCGATCTCGAATTCCCCATCTACGATACCGATTGGGATAGCGAAGCCTATCTGACTGTTTCCGGCCAGAACTCGAACAATTCCGTCCGCGTGACCGACGACTTCCTCAACGCTGTCGAGAACGATGGCGACTGGAACCTGATCGGCCGCATCAAGGGCAATGTCACCAAGACGCTGAAGGCGCGCGACCTCTGGGAACAGATTGGTTACGCAGCCTGGGCCTCCGCTGACCCCGGTATCCAGTACCACACCACGATCAACGAGTGGCACACCTCCCCGGCTGCCGGCCAGATCAACGCCTCCAATCCGTGTTCGGAATACATGTTCCTCGACGACACGGCGTGCAATCTGGCGTCCGTCAACCTGCTGCCCTATCGCAACGCCGACTCCACGTTTGACACCGCCGCCTACGAGCACACCGTCCGTCTCTGGACCATCGTGCTCGAAGTTTCGGTCATGATGGCGCAGTTCCCCTCGCGCGCCATTGCAGAACGCTCCTACGAATACCGCACGCTCGGCATTGGCTACGCTAATATCGGTGGCCTGCTGATGACCTCCGGCATTCCCTATGACTCCGCCGAAGGCCGCGCCATTGCCGGCGCTATCACCGCCATCATGACCGGCGTGTCCTATGCGACCTCGGCCGAAATGGCCAAGGAGCTCGGCCCGTTCAAGGATTACAAGCGCAATTCCAAGCACATGCTGCGCGTCATCCGGAACCATCGCAATGCCGCCTACGGCAATACCGATGGCTATGAAGGCCTGTCGATCAAGCCGGTCGCGCTTGATCACGCCAATATCTCCGACGCAGCCCTCAGCGAGCGCGCCAAGCTGGCCTGGGACAATGCCCTCGCCCTCGGCGAACAGCATGGCTACCGTAACGCCCAGGTTTCCGTTATCGCGCCCACCGGCACGATCGGCCTCGTCATGGACTGCGACACCACCGGTATCGAGCCGGACTTTGCCCTGGTGAAGTTCAAGAAGCTGGCCGGCGGCGGCTACTTCAAGATCATCAACCGTGCAGTGCCCCCGGCCCTGCGCACCCTCGGCTACTCGGAAGACCAGATCGCCGAGATGGAAGCCTATGCGGTCGGCCACGGCAATCTCAATCAGGCCCCGGGCATCAACCCGGCGACCCTGCGGACCAAGGGCTTTACCGACGACAAGATCGAGGCGCTCAACGCCGCGATGAAGTCGGCATTCGACATCAAGTTCGTCTTCAACCAGTGGACGCTCGGCGCTGATTTCCTCAAGGGCCTCGGCGTCACCGACGAGCAGCTCAATGACTTCTCCTTTGACCTGCTGTCCTTCCTCGGCTTTGCCAAGAAGGACATCGAGGCTGCCAATATCCACGTCTGCGGTGCCATGACGCTCGAAGGCGCGCCCTTCCTCAAGGAAGAGCACCTGCCCGTCTTCGATTGCGCCACTCCGTGCGGCAAGATCGGCAAGCGCTACCTCTCGGTTGAATCGCACATCCTGATGATGGCGGCCGCCCAGCCATTCATCTCCGGCGCGATCTCCAAGACGATCAACATGCCAAACGATGCGACGGTTGAAGACGCAAAGAGCGCCTACATGCTGTCCTGGCGCCTCGCTCTCAAGGCCAATGCGCTTTATCGCGACGGCTCCAAACTCAGCCAGCCGCTGAACTCGTCCGTTCTGGCTGCCGCCGACGACGAAGAGGATGAAGAGGCTATCGAGAACGTCATCTCGATGACCGCAGACGCGCGCGTCCCGGCGATTGCTGAGAAGATCGTCGAGCGCATCATCGAGCGTGAAGTCGAAATCCGCACCCGCGAGAAAATGCCGGATCGCCGCAAGGGCTATACCCAGAAGGCTGTCGTTGGTGGCCACAAGGTCTATGTCCACACCGGCGAATATGCCGATGGTCGCCTCGGCGAAATCTTCATCGACATGCACAAGGAAGGCGCTGCCTTCCGCGCCATGATGAACAATTTTGCCATCGCCATCTCGATCGGCCTGCAATATGGCGTGCCGCTGGACGAATATGTGGAGGCCTTCACCTTCACCCGTTTCGAGCCTGCCGGCATGGTCATGGGCAATGATCGCATCAAGAACGCGACCTCGATCCTCGACTACGTGTTCCGTGAACTTGCGGTTTCCTACCTCGACCGCGATGACCTGGCCCACGTCAATCCCGACAGCCCGACTTCGCTTGGCAAGGGTGTTGCCGAAGACCAGGGTTCGCGCAATGCAGCCGCCACAGCCCCGGTTCCGGCCGAGCGCTTCGTGTCGCGCGGCATGACCCGCGGCAAGACGGCCAATGCATCCCTGATGCTTGTCCCGACCGCCGAGGCCAGCCGTTATGCGCCTGCCACTTCGACTGGCGCTTCCACCGTCACCTCGATGCGCAGCGCAACGGCCCTCAAGATCGATCCGAGCCCGACGGCCCTCAACGTGGCCGAGCTGTCCCCGATCCCGGCCCCGCCGCCGTCCAAGGACACAGGCCTGCTGCGCGCCGAAGCCCAGATGAAGGGCTACACCGGCGACCAGTGCACCGAGTGCCATAACTTCACGATGGTGCGAAACGGCACCTGCCTGAAGTGCGACACCTGCGGCACGACAACGGGCTGCAGCTGACTTTGAATGGCCCGGTCACGAACGTGACCGGGCCAAACTTTTCTCACCAGGATAGGCAAGCAGGATGTCGAGACGGCCGCGGAGCTAACTGTGATACTGGTTCACAACCAAGCTCCCGTAAACAGGCGGGGGACTTGAGTGACTGACGGCCTCCCTTGTCTCTCCCCCTCGCGACGCGTAACCTCCGACCTAAACAAGCGGAGGAACCATCATGGCCGATTATCACCCCAAGGGCGGCGTGACGCCGTATCTTTCCGTGGACGGCGCCCGCAAGGCTATCGACTTCTACAAGATCGCTTTTGGTGCCGTCGAGCGCGAGACCATGGCGGGCGAGGACGGCCAGCGGCTGATGCATGCGCAGGTCGATATCAACGGCACGCCGATCTTCCTCAGCGATTTCTTTCCCGATTATGGAATGCCGCCGGTCGCCCCGGCCGGGTTCAATATTCATATCCACGTCGATGACGCGCAGACGTGGTGGGACCGTGCCCTTGCCGCCGGCTGCACCGTGACGCAACCGCTGGAAAAGCAATTTTGGGGCGATATCTACGGTCAGCTGAAAGATCCGTTCGGCGTGACCTGGGCGATCGGACAGGCCACGGCCGAGAGCGAGTAGCCCGCTCAGCACCGTGACGATGTCACCATGAAGCCGTCATTGGCTTCCTGGGCATTCGTCTGTGACCGCTAGCTTCAACCGACGCGGCCTGAGCTTTGCAACCTAAGTTAGTGACCACGCGTTTCATGATCTCCTAAAGCAAGGGGATGTCTCGTGGGTATCATCTGGACCATCATCATCGGGCTTATTGCCGGCATCGTGGCAAAATTCATCGTACCGGGAAACCGAGAACCGGCCGGCTTCGTGCTCACGGCACTGCTTGGTGTGGTTGGCGCTTTTGTCGCGGCTTTTCTTGGTCAGGCAATCGGTTGGTATCAGCCGGGAGAAGGCGCTGGCCTGATCGGAGCCATCGTCGGCGCTGTGATCATTCTCGTGGTTTGGGGTTTTATGGCGCGTCGCGCCTGATCAAAGGAACACACTCATGGCAAATCGCTCCCCCTCACTTCTCGCCCTGCTCGGCCTGCTTGCCGTCGCCGGTTATCAGAACCGTGACAAGATCGGTGACGCGCTGAAGGGCCTGCAGACCAATGCCGGCAACGGCCAGCAGCCTGGCGGACTGGAAGCGGCTGGAATGGGCGGCCTTGGCGGCATTCTGGGTGGTCTAGGCGACCTCTTCAGCGGCAAGCCCGGCAATGGCAACATCCTTACCGGTGGCCTTCAGGACCTGCTCGATAATTTCAAGGACAATGGCCAGACCGAAACGGCCGATTCCTGGACCACCCCCGGCGTTCCCACAAAGGGGCTCTCGACAAATGAGGTCGAGGCGGCACTTGGCCGTGACACGCTGACCCAGTTGGCGTCCACCACCGGGCTCTCCTACGATGAGCTGCTGAAGCGCCTCTCCACCAGCATTCCCGAAGCTGTCGACAAGCTGACCCCAGACGGCCGTTTCCCCCAAACGGACGAAGAGGCCCGCGAAAGCTTTTTCCGCACGCTGTAGGCAGGAAATAGCACTCATGGCCCTTGCGGGTCAGCTGTCGTCGCTCACGCGGCCCGGTTCTTCGACCGGGGCGCGTTGCTGTTTGCGTCGTTACCAGCCTGGCAAGCCGAGCTGCTGGGCCTGCTTGCGAACGTCTTCGTCATAGAGTGCGGCACCATCGGCAGCAGAGCGGGTGCCCGAGCCGATTTCGACGGTGATCTGCTCCAGGGCCGGACCCTTGATCGGAGACAGGAACTCGAGCGCTGGGGCGGTATTTCCAGCCTCGAAATAGGGCAGCATGTCTGCAACGCCGCGGGGCACGTCGGCTGGCAGTTCACAGCCATTGACGAGGAACGGGCCGGTAACCGCGCCGCCCTTCACCTGGGAAGCGCACCCTTCCTGGCTCGCGACGAAGGCAACGAAGCGCTTGGCCGCCTCCTGGTTGGTTGAAGCGGCAGGAATATAGATGCCGTTCGGCAGCCAGATGGTGAGGCCGTTGTCCGCAGGGTCATCACCGGGGATGGCGAAGAAGCCCACGTCTTCAACATTGTCGGGATAGTTTTGTGCGACCGTTGCCAGCCCGAAGGTCAGCATCGGGTAGTGGGCGCCCTCGCCCAAGGCGATCATGCGCAGGCCATCTGCCAGTACGGCAGCGCCATAATCCTCGTTGAGGTAGCCCGCTGCGGACAGCTCTGCCAGTTTCTCGAACGAACGGATGCCACCAGGGTCCGTAGCAAATTTGGCTTCGCCGGCCGTGTAGCGGTTGGCGAACTCAGGATCTTTTGACTGGACGTTGTAGTAGTCGCCGAGGAAGAGAACTTGGCTGGTCCAGGTGTCGGTATAGGTCTGGATAACCGGGGCCGCCTTGCCTGCCGCCTTGATTTTCTCACTATTGGCCATGAACTCAGCCCAGCTCTTGGGGATGGACAGGCCCAGCTCTTCGTAGATCGGAATGTTGTAGAAGAAGCCACCGCCCATGGCGTTCTGGATCGGGGCGCCACGCACGGTTCCATCGGGCGCCGTGACGACCAGCTTGAAGGAGTTCTGCACCTCGGCCTGCCAAGGCTCATTGGTCAGATCGACCAGCGACTGGGCGGGATTGATCGCCTGGAATAGCGATCCCGAATTGTAGAGGAAGACATCGTTCATCGAGCCTGTGGCAAGGCGCGTCTTGACCATGTTGTCGCGCTCGGTGCCGCCGGGCCCGATTTCGATTTCGACCTTGATGTCGGGATTGGCGGCCTCGAAGTCTGCTACCAGCTGCTCGGTGACGGCAACGGTCGCCTCGTCGTTACCGGTGAAGAAGCTGATCGTCGTCTGCTGCGCCATGGCGAGGCCGACCATACCTGTTATCGACAACAGGCTGGCGGCAAGTCCGGCGAAGGCTGTTCTATGAAGTCTGATCGTCATCGGGTTCCTCCCTTGAGCCCTTATGGGCGTCATTGGTGCCAGTGAAGTCGGAAACACGCTCTGTGCTTGCCGGGCGCGACCTGGCGGCGCACCGCTTCTCCCTCCGCCGCAGCGATTGCTTCGCCGTCGACGTCTATCTCGAAATACCGGGGAGCGAGGACGAGCTCGCCCAAACTGCCGTCCGGCACCGTGAACTCGTATGTCACCCGATTGCCATCGACGCTCCATGCGGCCTCGATCCGGCCACGCGCACTGTCGTGATGGGCCGAAATGGGGGACAGGCTCGGCACGATAAGCGGCTCGAAAATGACCTTTGCAAACCCGGGCTGGTCCGGATCCGGCCGAAAGCCGGCGACTGCCTCGAAGAGCCACTGGCAGACCGCGCCATAGGCATAGTGATTATACGAATTCATCGTCGGCTCGAAAATCGACCCGTCGGCCTTGATCCCGTCCCAGCGCTCCCAGATCGTGGTCGCCCCGCGCTTCACCTGCGCCAGCCAGCCGGGCACTTCCTCCTGTAGGAACATGCTGGCGGCCAGTTCCGGCTCGCCGATCTTGACCAGAGCAGGCAGCAGCGCCGGCGTACCGATAAATCCGGTACCGATCCGCCCCCTCGCCCGGGCAATTGTCGCCCTGAACCAATTCTTGGCAGCGGCAATGTGCTGGTCCGGGATAAGATCGTGCAAAAATGCCAGGGCATATGAACTCTGGTCGTCATAGAGCAGACGCCCTGCCGGCGTGATGAACTCCTCAGCGAATGCCGACTTTACCGCATCGGCCCGCGCCGCGAACTTGTGGGCCGCCTCGGTGTGTCCGAGCAATGCGGCAATTCGGGCGATCTGGACGGACGACATATAAAGATAGATCGTGGCCGCCGCATCGTCCCCCATGGTCGGCACGGCCTTGAGGAAATCGTTCTGTGGCTACAACCAGTCCCCAAAGGTGAAACCCTTGATGTCCCAGTTTGACGGCGGCCGCACGATCGGCCCGCCGCTGATCGACCAGACAAAATCGTTCCAGCGGGTCATGGCCGGAAAGGCCTCTGCCAGAATGGCACGGTCCCCGTAATGTTCGTAAAGGGTCCATGGAATGACGCTGATGGCATCCCCCCAGCCGGTGGAGCCGGCATAGGCCGGGGTCTCGGGGCCAGCCTTCAAGCGTTGCGGACAGGGGGACACATGGGCAATCGCGCCATCCTCGTCCTGATCGACGATCATCTCGCGCACGAATTTTGTCAGAAAGGCATGACTGTCCGCGAGATAGCAGGCGGTCGGAGCAAAAACCTGCGCATCGCCAGTCCAGCCCAGGCGCTCGTCGCGTTGCGGACAGTCCGTGGGAACGTCAATAAAATTGCCACGCTGCGACCAGATCGTGTTCTCGACAAGCCTGTCGACCAGGGGATTAGCCGACGAAAATGAGGCTGCAGCATGCGGCACTGACGTGATTGGAACCGCGACGATCGTATCCAGCCGCACCCCACCTTCAACCGTTGCCCGAGCATAACGGAACCCCAGAAAGGTGAAGGTTGGGCGGTAGTCTTCAACTGCGCCGCCTGCAAAGGTGTAGTCGATTATCGCCTCTGCACTCCGATAGTTGACGTTGTAGAAATTCCCGTCCTTGTCGAGGATTTCAGCGTGTTCCAGAAGGACGCGGGCTCCTGGCTCGCCCATCCCCACGAAGGCGACGTAGCCGCCGATATTCTGGCCGAAATCGAATATCGTCCGTCCTTCAGCATCGAGCCAGCTGCGGATAGGCACCAGTTCGGCAAGCTCCTGTACGGGCCTGCACTCCTGGGCGATGAGGACCGACTGGTCGAAGTCGAGTATCTGGACCCCGTTGTCGGCTTGCGGCTTTACCCGGGCATCGAATTTTTCGCCGAAATAGATGCCGGATTTGCGCACCGGCGTTTCGCCGCTTAGCCAGCTATCATCTGTTGCGACAATCACCTCGCCCGCGGGATCTCGCCGCAGTTCCGCGAAAGCACCGAGCCTGTCGCCCCAGACATTGTCCAGGTTGGCTCCACCCCAAACCAGAGGGGAGCGGAACCAGCCCTCGCCAAGCCAGATTTCGATCCTGTTCGCGCCCGGTACGAGCAGGTTGGCGACCGAATATTCCTGGAAGGCCAGACGCGCATCGTAGTTCGTCCAGCCCGGGGTCAGAACATCGGCGCCGACGCGCTGGCCGTTGATGAAGGCCCAATATAGGCCCCAGGCGGTAACAATCAGCGTCTCCGTACCGACGACGGTGTCAATCGAGAACTTGGTGCAGACAAATGACCCAGCAGTGCCCACACCCTTGTCCGCAAGCGGGTGGATCATCTTTGCCGCCCAGCCATCTGGGCGTGCGAAAGGGTTCGCGGCCGCGCGCGGCAACGTCGGATCAGACAAGATGGAACTCCTCCGCCCAGCGTTGAACGCCGATGTGCACTGTTATTTGTATAACGTTGTACAGCCGAAATCGGATTGCAAGCGGAAACCGCACGGGCAATTCGTTGCTGGCCGGACACCCCAGCTGTCAGCAGTGCGTTCGCCCGGTGACGTTGGGATCGGGGTAGGACAGTCTTTAAGTGGATTGCTTATCTCCTCGTTTGCTGATGCAAATCGGGGACTGTATCCATGTCGCTGTAACGCGTTATAAAATCGGTCCGGGCTCCACTGCGAATGTACTCCTATCTGCTGCATCGGCTGGGAATGATGGTGCTGACGTTGTGGGCCATCGTCACGCTGACCTTCTTCCTCATGCACGCCGTTCCTGGTGGACCTTTTGTCTCCGAGCGCATGCTGGCGCCCGAAATTGAGGCTGCGCTGAACGCGAAATATGGCCTCGACCAGCCCGTCTGGCAGCAATATCTGAACTATCTCTCGGGCATCTTGCGCCTCGATCTGGGTCCGTCATTCAAATATCCGGGTGTGTCGGTTAATTCGATGATCGCAGCCGGCCTGCCGGTGACGCTGAGCACAGGGCTGCTCGCCATAATCTGCGTCGTTGCGCTGGGCGTGCCGCTCGGCATCGTCGCCGCGCTCAACCGCAACCGCTGGCCAGACACGACGGTCATGATGATTGCCACCCTGGGCGTCGCCATCCCGAGCTATGTGATTGCGACAGTCACGCTTTATGTGTTTGCCCTACGCCTTGGCTGGGTACCGACGTTCGGGCTCGACAACTGGCGAGGCTACATCCTGCCGGTCTTTGCGCTCTCGGGCTTCTGGATCTCCTTTATCTCTCGCCTGACCCGTTCCTCGTTGCTCGAGACGCTCGAGCAGGACTACATGACGACGGCGCGGGCCAAGGGCTTGCGCAAGGGTCAGATCCTCTTCAAGCACGGCCTGCGCAATTCCCTGTTGCCGGTCGTGACCGTCCTGGGGCCGGTCGTCGCCAACCTCATCACCGGCTCATTCGTCATTGAGCAGATCTTTGCCCTGCCCGGCATCGGTCGGCACTTCGTGCTCTCCATCACCAATCGCGATTACACGGCCATCATGGGCATCACGATCTTCTACGCCGCCATCCTGATGGTGATGATCCTGATCGTTGACCTGCTCTATGTCTGGCTCGATCCGCGCATCAAACTCTCCAAGGCCAGCGCATGAGCGATATCGCACGCGAAATGTGGGACAAGGCACCGCCCGCGGCCACAGCCACACCGGTACCGCCGCCAGCACCAACCTATGGGCAGGAAGTGCGCCGACGGCTATGGGCCAACAAGCCCGCCGTCGCCAGCATCATCTTCATCATTCTGCTTGTTCTGGCGGCGTTCTTTGGTCCGTATTTCTCACCCCATACCTATTTCAAGCAGGATCTGAAGCTCGCCAATATTCCCCCGGCGTTCGAGACTTACAGCGTCGTAGACAGCACCGGCGCCACGACGCGGTTTTTCCTCAATGCCTCCAACTTCAACCTCTATGAGGTGGATGCTGACGGGAATGTCCTCGGCCTGCTGCGCGGCGGCCGAAAGGACATGATCAAGAAGGCTCAGCCCTTCGAGTTCGGCGATCTCACCATCACGCTCGACTATTCAAAGCTTCCCGTCCGCCTCATCACTGAGGATGGCGCGGAGGTACGGCCATCGGGCTGGAGCTGGAACAAGACCTATCTGTTCGGCACCGACCAGCTTGGCCGCGACATTCTCGTTCGCCAGCTCTATGGCGCGCAGATTTCGCTGACCGTGGCCTTCGTCGCTACGCTGGTGAACTTCTTCATCGGAGTGTTTTACGGCGGCATCGCCGGTTACCTTGGCGGCCGAGCTGACGCGATCATGATGCGCATCGTCGAGATCATCTCGACCATTCCGCTGACGCTCTATGTCGTGCTCCTGATGGTGGTGTTCGACTCTGGTCTTCTCTCCATCATCGTCGCCATCGGTTCGGTGTTCTGGGTCGACATGGCGCGTATCGTGCGCGG is from Devosia sp. SD17-2 and encodes:
- a CDS encoding VOC family protein; translation: MADYHPKGGVTPYLSVDGARKAIDFYKIAFGAVERETMAGEDGQRLMHAQVDINGTPIFLSDFFPDYGMPPVAPAGFNIHIHVDDAQTWWDRALAAGCTVTQPLEKQFWGDIYGQLKDPFGVTWAIGQATAESE
- a CDS encoding GlsB/YeaQ/YmgE family stress response membrane protein, which gives rise to MGIIWTIIIGLIAGIVAKFIVPGNREPAGFVLTALLGVVGAFVAAFLGQAIGWYQPGEGAGLIGAIVGAVIILVVWGFMARRA
- a CDS encoding YidB family protein, whose product is MANRSPSLLALLGLLAVAGYQNRDKIGDALKGLQTNAGNGQQPGGLEAAGMGGLGGILGGLGDLFSGKPGNGNILTGGLQDLLDNFKDNGQTETADSWTTPGVPTKGLSTNEVEAALGRDTLTQLASTTGLSYDELLKRLSTSIPEAVDKLTPDGRFPQTDEEARESFFRTL
- a CDS encoding ABC transporter substrate-binding protein, giving the protein MTIRLHRTAFAGLAASLLSITGMVGLAMAQQTTISFFTGNDEATVAVTEQLVADFEAANPDIKVEIEIGPGGTERDNMVKTRLATGSMNDVFLYNSGSLFQAINPAQSLVDLTNEPWQAEVQNSFKLVVTAPDGTVRGAPIQNAMGGGFFYNIPIYEELGLSIPKSWAEFMANSEKIKAAGKAAPVIQTYTDTWTSQVLFLGDYYNVQSKDPEFANRYTAGEAKFATDPGGIRSFEKLAELSAAGYLNEDYGAAVLADGLRMIALGEGAHYPMLTFGLATVAQNYPDNVEDVGFFAIPGDDPADNGLTIWLPNGIYIPAASTNQEAAKRFVAFVASQEGCASQVKGGAVTGPFLVNGCELPADVPRGVADMLPYFEAGNTAPALEFLSPIKGPALEQITVEIGSGTRSAADGAALYDEDVRKQAQQLGLPGW
- a CDS encoding ABC transporter permease, which translates into the protein MYSYLLHRLGMMVLTLWAIVTLTFFLMHAVPGGPFVSERMLAPEIEAALNAKYGLDQPVWQQYLNYLSGILRLDLGPSFKYPGVSVNSMIAAGLPVTLSTGLLAIICVVALGVPLGIVAALNRNRWPDTTVMMIATLGVAIPSYVIATVTLYVFALRLGWVPTFGLDNWRGYILPVFALSGFWISFISRLTRSSLLETLEQDYMTTARAKGLRKGQILFKHGLRNSLLPVVTVLGPVVANLITGSFVIEQIFALPGIGRHFVLSITNRDYTAIMGITIFYAAILMVMILIVDLLYVWLDPRIKLSKASA
- a CDS encoding ABC transporter permease, coding for MSDIAREMWDKAPPAATATPVPPPAPTYGQEVRRRLWANKPAVASIIFIILLVLAAFFGPYFSPHTYFKQDLKLANIPPAFETYSVVDSTGATTRFFLNASNFNLYEVDADGNVLGLLRGGRKDMIKKAQPFEFGDLTITLDYSKLPVRLITEDGAEVRPSGWSWNKTYLFGTDQLGRDILVRQLYGAQISLTVAFVATLVNFFIGVFYGGIAGYLGGRADAIMMRIVEIISTIPLTLYVVLLMVVFDSGLLSIIVAIGSVFWVDMARIVRGQILGLKAQDYVAAARTMGASPARILVRHLLPNSIGPIIVTLTMMIPSAIFIESFMSFIGLGVTPPLASWGSLTSEAVETMRAYPHQLFFPAAAISLTMFAFNFLGDGLRDALDPRLRG